One segment of Primulina tabacum isolate GXHZ01 chromosome 6, ASM2559414v2, whole genome shotgun sequence DNA contains the following:
- the LOC142548950 gene encoding uncharacterized protein LOC142548950, producing MGWSVKQDVSVSGGVGWSHILLQSGAAAELVKPPLMRRQQQPEFLKCPRCGSTNTKFCYYNNYNKSQPRYFCKACKRHWTKGGTLRNVPVGGGRKSKRPKKSTSAIPISSSSSSAATPQHRYLPNFPFASTTNDPDQKIMSSTLYHTLSRSSSPMLRDIQKTSMVDENGPNNTPNSNVTASQIENAECPFSSLGIFDLNSCLNVYQDHYTWNLDSAAESTITSVNNPTMSSSVQIVESCSDTMDLANDWNWNEIDGLVSPDRFKYIMG from the coding sequence ATGGGTTGGAGTGTTAAACAGGACGTTTCTGTTAGTGGAGGAGTTGGTTGGAGCCATATTTTGCTGCAGTCAGGAGCGGCGGCGGAGCTGGTAAAACCGCCATTGATGCGGCGGCAACAGCAGCCGGAGTTCTTGAAGTGTCCCAGGTGTGGTTCGACGAATACAAAGTTTTGTTACTACAATAACTACAACAAGTCTCAGCCACGCTATTTCTGCAAAGCTTGTAAGAGGCATTGGACTAAAGGTGGCACTCTTCGAAATGTTCCGGTTGGCGGTGGCCGGAAAAGCAAACGGCCCAAGAAGTCAACTTCCGCCATCCCcatctcctcctcctcctcctccgccgCCACTCCACAACACCGATATTTACCAAATTTTCCATTCGCCAGTACTACTAATGATCCTGATCAGAAAATCATGTCCAGTACCCTTTATCACACCCTCTCCCGTTCTTCCTCTCCCATGTTACGAGATATTCAGAAGACTTCCATGGTGGACGAAAATGGCCCAAATAATACCCCAAATTCGAATGTGACAGCATCTCAAATCGAGAATGCAGAGTGTCCGTTCTCGAGTTTAGGCATATTTGACCTGAATTCTTGTTTAAATGTGTACCAAGATCACTACACGTGGAATCTTGATTCTGCAGCGGAATCGACCATTACCTCTGTAAATAACCCCACCATGAGTAGTAGTGTGCAGATTGTGGAAAGCTGCAGTGATACCATGGACTTGGCAAATGACTGGAATTGGAATGAAATTGATGGGTTAGTTTCACCTGATCGATTCAAATATATAATGGGATAA
- the LOC142548951 gene encoding uncharacterized protein LOC142548951, with the protein MPAEVANGIVEAVTYQNRDLKSQNPSNAAKKSRETERRRRRRKQKKNSKASQSAAGGYDSGTDAEEANSNAHEDSKENSDPLKVLPLVEVEYVPERAELEGELSEEFRKVFEKFNFKDSAVSEESLKKDDSASDAALKKKDDSDSEEEEDTQQKERGISNKKKKLQRRMKIAELKQLSSRPDVVEVWDATSSDPKLLVYLKSYRNTVAVPRHWCQKRKFLQGKRGIEKLPFQLPDFIAATGIEKIRQAYIEKEDSKKLKQKQRERMQPKMGKMDIDYQVLHDAFFKHQTKPKLTSHGDLYYEGKEFEVKLREMKPGTFSQELKEALGMPEGAPPPWLINMQRYGPPPSYPQLKIPGLNAPIPAGAKFGYGHGDWGKPPVDEYGRPLYGDVFGVLQQDMPNYEEEPVDKTKHWGDLEEEEEEEEEEEEEEEEEQMEEEELEDGIQSVDSLSSTPTGVETPDVIDLRKQQRKEPERPLYQVLEEKEEKIAPGTLLGTSHTYVINTGTQDKTGAKRVDLLRGQKADRVDVTLAPEELELMDNVLPAKYEEAREEEKLRTQREDFSDMVAENEKKRKRKMQDKENKSKKKDFKF; encoded by the exons ATGCCCGCGGAAGTAGCGAACGGTATTGTAGAGGCAGTAACTTACCAGAACAGAGATTTGAAATCTCAGAACCCTAGCAACGCCGCAAAGAAATCGCGAGAGACTGAACGACGCCGGAGGCGCAGGAAGCAGAAGAAGAACAGTAAAGCTTCCCAGAGTGCCGCAGGAGGATACGACAGCGGAACCGACGCAGAGGAAGCCAATAGCAATGCTCATGAAGACTCCAAAGAGAACTCCGATCCTCTAAAG GTTTTACCGCTAGTAGAGGTCGAATATGTCCCAGAGAGAGCAGAATTGGAGGGTGAGTTGAGTGAGGAATTTAGAAAGGTTTTcgagaaattcaacttcaaggACAGTGCTGTTTCCGAG GAAAGTTTAAAGAAAGATGAttctgcatctgatgcagcttTGAAAAAGAAGGATGACTCTGATTCAGAAGAGGAAGAAGATACACAACAAAAGGAGAGAGGGATCTCTAAtaagaagaaaaag TTACAACGTCGAATGAAGATTGCTGAACTGAAACAATTGTCGTCTAGGCCTGATGTAGTCGAG GTGTGGGATGCCACTTCATCAGATCCCAAGCTGCTAGTGTATCTGAAATCATACCGCAACACTGTCGCAGTGCCACGACACTGGTGTCAGAAAAGGAAATTTTTGCAG GGAAAGCGAGGTATAGAAAAACTTCCCTTTCAGCTTCCTGACTTTATTGCTGCCACAGGAATTGAGAAAATAAGACAA GCGTACATTGAGAAGGAGGATAGTAAGAAATTGAAACAGAAACAGCGTGAGAGGATGCAGCCTAAAATGGGAAAAATGGACATTGATTATCAG GTCCTGCATGATGCCTTCTTCAAGCATCAGACTAAACCTAAGTTGACATCACATGGTGATTTGTATTATGAGGGAAAGGAATTTGAG GTGAAACTTAGAGAAATGAAGCCAGGAACATTCTCTCAAGAGTTAAAAGAGGCTCTTGGCATGCCTGAAGGCGCCCCTCCTCCTTGGCTTATCAATATGCAG AGATATGGTCCTCCACCTTCTTACCCTCAGCTAAAAATCCCTGGCCTCAATGCTCCTATTCCAGCTGGAGCTAAATTTGGTTATGGTCATGGAGACTGGGGTAAACCTCCTGTTGATGAA TATGGGCGGCCTCTATATGGAGACGTTTTTGGTGTTTTACAACAAGATATGCCCAATTATGAG GAGGAACCCGTTGATAAGACCAAACATTGGGGAGatttggaggaggaggaggaggaagaagaagaagaggaggagGAGGAAGAGGAAGAGCAGATGGAGGAAGAGGAACTGGAAGATGGCATTCAATCTGTGGACAGCCTTTCGAG TACTCCTACTGGTGTGGAAACTCCTGATGTCATTGACCTTCGTAAGCAACAGAGGAAAGAACCTGAGAGGCCTCTCTATCAA GTCCTTGAAGAGAAAGAAGAGAAGATAGCCCCAGGAACTTTACTTGGAACAAGCCATAC GTATGTGATTAACACTGGCACACAGGACAAAACTGGTGCTAAAAGG GTTGATTTGCTTAGAGGTCAGAAAGCAGATAGAGTTGATGTCACATTGGCACCGGAAGAGTTGGAACTCATGGACAATGTTTTGCCAGCCAA ATACGAGGAAgctagagaagaagagaagctGCGTACTCAACGGGAGGATTTCAGTGACATGGTTGCTGAG AATGAGAAGAAGCGTAAACGAAAGATGCAGGATAAGGAGAACAAATCGAAGAAGAAAGACTTCAAGTTCTAA
- the LOC142549950 gene encoding uncharacterized protein LOC142549950 has protein sequence MTHSEVSGRMIKWTIELGEYNIEYKPRVAIKAQALSDFLSEMIQPEEEEVWRVFVDGTSSLVGCGVGVVIISPPGENIKLALRIDSRVTNNEAEYEAVLAGIRAAWEVGASRIILYSDSQLITQQIKGVYEAKDDRMLKYLQLIRAQAEIFADWSIEQIPREENGEADALAKMAASLLEVSTREVLHVSRLILSTEEEISPVPEDS, from the coding sequence ATGACTCATTCAGAAGTATCCGGGCGGATGATCAAGTGGACAATAGAGTTGGGAGAATACAACATTGAATACAAACCTCGGGTTGCCATCAAAGCACAAGCTTTATCAGATTTCTTATCCGAGATGATTCAACCCGAGGAAGAAGAAGTATGGAGAGTATTTGTGGATGGGACGTCTAGCCTTGTGGGTTGTGGGGTAGGGGTTGTAATAATATCTCCCCCGGGAGAAAATATTAAATTGGCATTAAGGATTGATTCCCGGGTAACCAATAATGAGGCCGAGTATGAAGCTGTCCTCGCCGGTATTCGAGCTGCCTGGGAAGTTGGAGCTTCCCGGATTATCCTGTATTCTGATTCACAGCTCATCACTCAACAGATAAAAGGTGTTTATGAAGCTAAGGATGACAGGATGCTCAAATATTTACAGCTCATTCGAGCCCAAGCAGAAATCTTTGCCgattggagtattgaacaaATACCTCGGGAGGAGAATGGCGAGGCAGATGCTCTGGCAAAAATGGCTGCTTCTTTGTTAGAAGTTAGCACCCGGGAGGTCTTGCATGTTTCTCGGCTGATCCTCTCCACCGAGGAAGAAATATCACCAGTACCCGAGGACTCCTGA
- the LOC142549951 gene encoding uncharacterized protein LOC142549951: protein MNNELPEDNAQAQKIKRQAPRFVLLNNILYRRSFQGPLLKCLSEKKVDYVLREIHEGCCAEYLGGISLARKTMLAGFLWPTLSQYSTRVVQACEGCQHHSNFRQSPATLMKPAWASCPFDQ, encoded by the coding sequence ATGAATAATGAATTACCCGAGGACAACGCTCAAGCTCAAAAGATTAAGAGACAAGctcccaggtttgttctcttaaataatattttgtacagGAGATCATTCCAGGGACCTCTTTTGAAATGCTTATCAGAGAAAAAGGTGGATTATGTCCtccgagagattcatgaagggtGCTGTGCTGAGTACCTCGGAGGAATATCTTTGGCCCGGAAGACAATGCTTGCCGGGTTCTTGTGGCCAACTCTTAGTCAATATTCTACTCGAGTGGTCCAAGCTTGTGAGGGCTGTcaacatcattcaaattttcgACAGAGCCCGGCCACTCTCATGAAGCCTGCTTGGGCATCTTGCCCCTTTGATCAGTAG
- the LOC142549952 gene encoding uncharacterized protein LOC142549952 has product MKITQSFTSVAYPQADGQTEVVNRIIVQALKTRLQGKGKDWVEELFSVLWAYRTTLRARTQETPFSLVYGSEAVLPFEVGQTSSRVESYPDKNDQSRAMELDLVEEKRDRSFIRMEAYMSRVMKSYNRKVRIRDFQVGDLVMKKVNLTGDVGKLEARWEGPYKITRRVSSGFFYLEDAQGHSLKRPWNVFNLKKYYA; this is encoded by the coding sequence ATGAAGATCACTCAATCTTTCACCTCTGTTGCCTATCCTCAAGCCGATGGTCAAACAGAAGTTGTCAACagaattattgtacaagcactgaaaacaaggCTACAAGGCAAAGGAAAAGATTGGGTGGAAGAATTATTCAGTGTTCTATGGGCTTACAGAACTACTCTCCGGGCACGTACTCAAGAAACTCCTTTCAGCTTAgtatatggttctgaagcagtccTTCCATTTGAGGTCGGGCAAACTTCttcccgggtagaatcttacccggatAAAAATGACCAAAGCCGAGCCATGGAATTGGACTTGGTAGAAGAAAAGAGAGACCGATCATTCATTCGAATGGAGGCATACATGAGCCGggttatgaaatcatataacagaAAGGTCCGGATCCGAGACTTCCAAGTAGGGGATCTAGTCATGAAGAAAGTCAACCTCACTGGGGATGTTGGGAAGCTGGAAGCTCGGTGGGAAGGACCTTATAAAATCACCCGAAGAGTCAGCTCGGGATTCTTTTATTTAGAAGATGCTCAAGGACATTCTCTCAAAAGGCcttggaatgtatttaatttaaagaagtaTTATGCCTAA
- the LOC142548952 gene encoding wings apart-like protein 2 isoform X1, producing MIVRKYGRRSRDLTRSYSGANSLSDVVSDSPSQEFSQDVYNFTLSSQDSARCNWSDPYGFNSSQETRKLTIFPSVKDGDFDGGLWKPKKVKLFDVDLETYGSSSSQDSREFAIPSSGYVGEDGILEFSDGGFRKPKKVEKINSNPHGFDSSLEIHQRKGGENKAFEISHGEFWESEEFKNVDYDSYGLNSSQELSELGISLPRKCKADGDPWKFDEVSRKPIKKRKKENVFSQKKKNKTKMKIKELVSGDVGLTSTLMETQEFGEMMEHMDEVNFALDGLMKGQQVTVRRASLLSLLSVCGAAQQRRLLRVHGMAKTIIDAVLGLSFDDPPSNLAAAALFYILTSDGQNDDLLDSPNCICFLLKLLKPISSNVGKENAPSIGSKLLGMCKNAGFLQNSAKGTDSSVAAISLKVREMLINRKEIKPGGDCDNGTEKPELNPKWISLLTMEKACLSAVSIEDSSGAVRKTGGNFKENLREYGGLDALFEEARKNHFVMEEWLEQTYAPDSKDTMGQESLVLLLKCLKIMENATFLSKDNQCHLLGMKGKNDGQQAPNSFTKLILSFIKIISGISLFRSFPGSSFDKKLSDTSNESSQSGCSVEWTISQKSFNASQHNQSLICGQPESFKSCLEPTQVSSDPLLLKMRVESSKAGSCSGSFRNSNTVSSVRCFDSRMEFGSGKTLLVGTNIGAMDDSLDPFAFDEDDFEPSKWDLLSGRLIKTHSQESRPTMRPFKDGSHSLLVLSQQESSNRENPDNQEASCSSAVDEEQSILLADCLLTAVKVLMNLTNDNPEGCLQIANSGGLEILSSLIADHFSSFTLPSPHSDDLRESSLSPRSSSKIDLQSNPSLSDQELDFLVAILGLLVNLVEKDSCNRARLAAASVSLPHLEGNGLNRRDVISLLCSIFLANQGDGEAAGEEKCLSLEDEDSILQGEKEAEKMIVEAYAALLLAFLSKESKCTRNSIAKCLPKQNLSVLVPVLERFVEFHLTLNMISSETHTAVLEVIESCRIH from the exons TTTTGATGGGGGGTTGTGGAAACCGAAGAAAGTGAAGTTGTTTGACGTTGATTTGGAGACATACGGTTCAAGTTCGTCTCAAGATTCGAGAGAATTTGCAATTCCGAGCTCTGGGTATGTGGGTGAAGATGGGATTTTGGAGTTTTCTGATGGGGGTTTCCGGAAACCAAAGAAGGTCGAGAAAATCAATTCGAATCCACACGGCTTTGATTCATCTCTGGAGATACACCAGAGGAAGGGCGGGGAGAACAAGGCGTTTGAGATTTCACACGGTGAGTTTTGGGAATCAGAGGAGTTCAAGAACGTTGATTATGATTCATATGGGTTAAATTCCTCTCAGGAATTGAGTGAATTGGGGATTTCACTGCCAAGAAAGTGCAAAGCTGATGGTGATCCCTGGAAATTTGACGAGGTTTCTAGGAAACCCATCAAGAAGAGGAAGAAGGAAAATGTGTTCTCgcagaagaaaaaaaataagactaAGATGAAAATCAAGGAGTTGGTATCTGGCGATGTAGGTCTCACCAGTACATTGATGGAGACTCAGGAGTTTGGGGAGATGATGGAACACATGGATGAGGTGAATTTTGCATTGGATGGATTGATGAAGGGACAGCAGGTGACCGTTAGGAGGGCAAGTCTCCTGTCATTGTTATCTGTTTGTGGAGCGGCACAACAAcggaggcttttaagggttcaTGG AATGGCCAAGACAATCATAGATGCTGTATTGGGACTCAGCTTTGATGACCCTCCCAGCAACCTTGCTGCTGCTGCTTTATTTTACATTCTGACAAGTGAT GGTCAAAATGATGATCTACTGGATTCACCAAATTGCATTTGCTTTCTGTTAAAATTGTTGAAGCCAATTTCATCTAATGTTGGCAAAGAAAATGCACCGAGCATTGGTAGCAAGCTTCTAGGCATGTGCAAGAATGCTGGTTTTTTACAAAATTCAGCCAAGGGAACGGATTCCAGTGTTGCTGCAATATCACTCAAGGTTCGTGAGATGCTTATCAATCGCAAGGAAATAAAGCCAGGGGGTGATTGTGATAATGGAACAGAAAAGCCCGAGTTGAATCCCAAATGGATTAGTTTACTTACAATGGAGAAAGCTTGCTTATCTGCTGTCTCTATTGAAG ACAGCTCTGGCGCTGTACGGAAAACTGGTGGTAACTTCAAggaaaatttgagagaatatGGAGGACTTGATGCTCTGTTTGAAGAGGCAAGGAAAAATCATTTTGTTATGGAG GAATGGTTGGAGCAGACTTATGCACCAGATTCAAAAGATACTATGGGACAAGAAAGTCTAGTATTGCTTTTGAAATGTCTAAAAATCATGGAAAATGCTACATTTCTTAGCAAAGATAATCAG TGCCACTTGCTTGGGATGAAAGGAAAAAATGATGGTCAACAAGCTCCAAATTCTTTCACAAAGCTCATTCTGAGCTTCATTAAGATTATCTCAG GCATTTCCTTATTCAGAAGTTTCCCTGGCAGTTCTTTTGATAAAAAGTTGTCTGATACTTCCAACGAAAGCAGTCAATCTGGTTGTAGCGTGGAATGGACTATTTCTCAGAAAAGTTTCAATGCATCACAACACAATCAATCCCTGATTTGTGGTCAACCAGAATCTTTCAAGTCTTGTCTCGAACCTACTCAGGTTTCATCTGATCCTCTATTGCTCAAAATGAGAGTAGAATCTTCAAAAGCAGGGTCATGCAGTGGATCATTCAGGAACTCAAACACTGTTTCTAGTGTGAGATGTTTTGATTCAAGAATGGAATTTGGCAGTGGAAAGACCCTACTCGTGGGTACTAACATTGGAGCTATGGATGACAGCCTAGATCCTTTTGCATTTGATGAGGATGACTTTGAACCCTCAAAGTGGGATTTACTATCCGGAAGGTTAATTAAAACTCACTCACAAGAAAGTAGGCCAACCATGAGACCATTTAAAGATGGGAGTCACTCCCTACTAGTGTTGAGCCAGCAAGAGTCTAGCAACAGAGAAAATCCTGATAATCAGGAGGCATCTTGTTCTTCAGCGGTTGATGAAGAGCAGTCCATCCTTCTAGCAGATTGTCTTCTCACTGCTGTCAAG GTTCTTATGAACTTGACCAATGATAACCCTGAGGGTTGTCTACAAATTGCAAACTCCGGTGGACTGGAAATTTTATCTTCACTGATTGCTGATCATTTCTCATCATTCACCTTGCCTTCGCCACACAGTGATGATCTGAGAGAGAGTAGTTTGTCACCTAGATCAAGTTCGAAGATTGATCTCCAGAGTAACCCAAGTTTATCTGATCAAGAGTTGGACTTTCTTGTGGCTATTTTAGGTTTGCTTGTGAATTTGGTAGAGAAGGATAGCTGCAATAG AGCTCGGCTTGCAGCTGCTAGTGTTTCATTACCCCACCTGGAAGGCAATGGACTGAATAGAAGAGATGTGATCTCGCTTCTATGCTCAATTTTTTTGGCTAACCAAGGAGATGGTGAGGCTGCTGGAGAGGAAAAATGTTTGTCCTTG GAGGATGAAGATTCCATATTACAGGGAGAAAAGGAAGCTGAAAAGATGATCGTAGAAGCTTATGCTGCTCTTCTTCTTGCATTCCTTTCAAAAGAAAG TAAGTGCACGCGGAACTCCATTGCTAAATGTCTCCCCAAGCAGAACCTGTCAGTACTTGTTCCAGTGTTGGAAAGATTTGTG GAATTTCATCTGACGTTGAACATGATTTCATCGGAAACGCACACTGCCGTGCTGGAAGTTATTGAATCATGCAGGATTCATTGA
- the LOC142548952 gene encoding wings apart-like protein 2 isoform X2, whose protein sequence is MIVRKYGRRSRDLTRSYSGANSLSDVVSDSPSQEFSQDVYNFTLSSQDSARCNWSDPYGFNSSQETRKLTIFPSVKDGDFDGGLWKPKKVKLFDVDLETYGSSSSQDSREFAIPSSGYVGEDGILEFSDGGFRKPKKVEKINSNPHGFDSSLEIHQRKGGENKAFEISHGEFWESEEFKNVDYDSYGLNSSQELSELGISLPRKCKADGDPWKFDEVSRKPIKKRKKENVFSQKKKNKTKMKIKELVSGDVGLTSTLMETQEFGEMMEHMDEVNFALDGLMKGQQVTVRRASLLSLLSVCGAAQQRRLLRVHGMAKTIIDAVLGLSFDDPPSNLAAAALFYILTSDGQNDDLLDSPNCICFLLKLLKPISSNVGKENAPSIGSKLLGMCKNAGFLQNSAKGTDSSVAAISLKVREMLINRKEIKPGGDCDNGTEKPELNPKWISLLTMEKACLSAVSIEDSSGAVRKTGGNFKENLREYGGLDALFEEARKNHFVMEEWLEQTYAPDSKDTMGQESLVLLLKCLKIMENATFLSKDNQCHLLGMKGKNDGQQAPNSFTKLILSFIKIISGISLFRSFPGSSFDKKLSDTSNESSQSGCSVEWTISQKSFNASQHNQSLICGQPESFKSCLEPTQVSSDPLLLKMRVESSKAGSCSGSFRNSNTVSSVRCFDSRMEFGSGKTLLVGTNIGAMDDSLDPFAFDEDDFEPSKWDLLSGRLIKTHSQESRPTMRPFKDGSHSLLVLSQQESSNRENPDNQEASCSSAVDEEQSILLADCLLTAVKVLMNLTNDNPEGCLQIANSGGLEILSSLIADHFSSFTLPSPHSDDLRESSLSPRSSSKIDLQSNPSLSDQELDFLVAILGLLVNLVEKDSCNRARLAAASVSLPHLEGNGLNRRDVISLLCSIFLANQGDGEAAGEEKCLSLVRKPFLFCYLNA, encoded by the exons TTTTGATGGGGGGTTGTGGAAACCGAAGAAAGTGAAGTTGTTTGACGTTGATTTGGAGACATACGGTTCAAGTTCGTCTCAAGATTCGAGAGAATTTGCAATTCCGAGCTCTGGGTATGTGGGTGAAGATGGGATTTTGGAGTTTTCTGATGGGGGTTTCCGGAAACCAAAGAAGGTCGAGAAAATCAATTCGAATCCACACGGCTTTGATTCATCTCTGGAGATACACCAGAGGAAGGGCGGGGAGAACAAGGCGTTTGAGATTTCACACGGTGAGTTTTGGGAATCAGAGGAGTTCAAGAACGTTGATTATGATTCATATGGGTTAAATTCCTCTCAGGAATTGAGTGAATTGGGGATTTCACTGCCAAGAAAGTGCAAAGCTGATGGTGATCCCTGGAAATTTGACGAGGTTTCTAGGAAACCCATCAAGAAGAGGAAGAAGGAAAATGTGTTCTCgcagaagaaaaaaaataagactaAGATGAAAATCAAGGAGTTGGTATCTGGCGATGTAGGTCTCACCAGTACATTGATGGAGACTCAGGAGTTTGGGGAGATGATGGAACACATGGATGAGGTGAATTTTGCATTGGATGGATTGATGAAGGGACAGCAGGTGACCGTTAGGAGGGCAAGTCTCCTGTCATTGTTATCTGTTTGTGGAGCGGCACAACAAcggaggcttttaagggttcaTGG AATGGCCAAGACAATCATAGATGCTGTATTGGGACTCAGCTTTGATGACCCTCCCAGCAACCTTGCTGCTGCTGCTTTATTTTACATTCTGACAAGTGAT GGTCAAAATGATGATCTACTGGATTCACCAAATTGCATTTGCTTTCTGTTAAAATTGTTGAAGCCAATTTCATCTAATGTTGGCAAAGAAAATGCACCGAGCATTGGTAGCAAGCTTCTAGGCATGTGCAAGAATGCTGGTTTTTTACAAAATTCAGCCAAGGGAACGGATTCCAGTGTTGCTGCAATATCACTCAAGGTTCGTGAGATGCTTATCAATCGCAAGGAAATAAAGCCAGGGGGTGATTGTGATAATGGAACAGAAAAGCCCGAGTTGAATCCCAAATGGATTAGTTTACTTACAATGGAGAAAGCTTGCTTATCTGCTGTCTCTATTGAAG ACAGCTCTGGCGCTGTACGGAAAACTGGTGGTAACTTCAAggaaaatttgagagaatatGGAGGACTTGATGCTCTGTTTGAAGAGGCAAGGAAAAATCATTTTGTTATGGAG GAATGGTTGGAGCAGACTTATGCACCAGATTCAAAAGATACTATGGGACAAGAAAGTCTAGTATTGCTTTTGAAATGTCTAAAAATCATGGAAAATGCTACATTTCTTAGCAAAGATAATCAG TGCCACTTGCTTGGGATGAAAGGAAAAAATGATGGTCAACAAGCTCCAAATTCTTTCACAAAGCTCATTCTGAGCTTCATTAAGATTATCTCAG GCATTTCCTTATTCAGAAGTTTCCCTGGCAGTTCTTTTGATAAAAAGTTGTCTGATACTTCCAACGAAAGCAGTCAATCTGGTTGTAGCGTGGAATGGACTATTTCTCAGAAAAGTTTCAATGCATCACAACACAATCAATCCCTGATTTGTGGTCAACCAGAATCTTTCAAGTCTTGTCTCGAACCTACTCAGGTTTCATCTGATCCTCTATTGCTCAAAATGAGAGTAGAATCTTCAAAAGCAGGGTCATGCAGTGGATCATTCAGGAACTCAAACACTGTTTCTAGTGTGAGATGTTTTGATTCAAGAATGGAATTTGGCAGTGGAAAGACCCTACTCGTGGGTACTAACATTGGAGCTATGGATGACAGCCTAGATCCTTTTGCATTTGATGAGGATGACTTTGAACCCTCAAAGTGGGATTTACTATCCGGAAGGTTAATTAAAACTCACTCACAAGAAAGTAGGCCAACCATGAGACCATTTAAAGATGGGAGTCACTCCCTACTAGTGTTGAGCCAGCAAGAGTCTAGCAACAGAGAAAATCCTGATAATCAGGAGGCATCTTGTTCTTCAGCGGTTGATGAAGAGCAGTCCATCCTTCTAGCAGATTGTCTTCTCACTGCTGTCAAG GTTCTTATGAACTTGACCAATGATAACCCTGAGGGTTGTCTACAAATTGCAAACTCCGGTGGACTGGAAATTTTATCTTCACTGATTGCTGATCATTTCTCATCATTCACCTTGCCTTCGCCACACAGTGATGATCTGAGAGAGAGTAGTTTGTCACCTAGATCAAGTTCGAAGATTGATCTCCAGAGTAACCCAAGTTTATCTGATCAAGAGTTGGACTTTCTTGTGGCTATTTTAGGTTTGCTTGTGAATTTGGTAGAGAAGGATAGCTGCAATAG AGCTCGGCTTGCAGCTGCTAGTGTTTCATTACCCCACCTGGAAGGCAATGGACTGAATAGAAGAGATGTGATCTCGCTTCTATGCTCAATTTTTTTGGCTAACCAAGGAGATGGTGAGGCTGCTGGAGAGGAAAAATGTTTGTCCTTGGTGCGGAAACCATTTTTGTTCTGCTATCTTAATGCCTAA